In a genomic window of Agarivorans albus:
- a CDS encoding nitrate reductase cytochrome c-type subunit, producing the protein MRVLLSGLLSSLLLCGVVVANDYVSNGGVASLRGDTELNTQNSAAGLKSVVEQDKPYDADYVFQPPLIPHQIRHYEMSLNANKCLSCHSWKNARESGATKISVTHYEARDGQVLADVSPRRYFCLQCHVPQNEAAPLIENEYERVESLR; encoded by the coding sequence ATGCGAGTTTTATTATCTGGTCTATTAAGCAGTTTACTGCTTTGCGGAGTAGTAGTCGCAAATGACTACGTAAGTAATGGTGGTGTAGCTTCACTGCGGGGCGATACCGAGCTAAATACCCAAAACTCAGCAGCTGGCTTAAAGTCAGTGGTTGAACAAGACAAACCCTATGATGCCGATTATGTGTTTCAACCACCGTTGATCCCACACCAGATTCGTCATTACGAGATGAGCCTTAACGCTAATAAGTGTTTATCTTGTCATAGCTGGAAAAATGCCCGAGAAAGTGGTGCTACTAAAATTAGTGTAACTCACTATGAAGCGCGCGACGGGCAAGTATTGGCGGATGTGTCTCCTCGCCGTTACTTCTGTTTGCAATGCCACGTGCCTCAAAATGAAGCGGCCCCGTTGATTGAAAACGAATACGAACGCGTAGAGTCTTTACGCTAA
- a CDS encoding TIGR02808 family protein, translated as MSTLESVFWHVLGYAAMPTIFVMGFIGVAVVSLAVLSKWDKDQ; from the coding sequence ATGAGTACTTTGGAATCAGTTTTTTGGCATGTTTTGGGCTATGCAGCCATGCCAACCATTTTTGTAATGGGATTCATTGGTGTAGCAGTGGTTTCTTTAGCGGTTTTGTCCAAATGGGATAAAGACCAATAA
- a CDS encoding NapC/NirT family cytochrome c yields MKLLKAFWRKLSTPSKAAVGVVLALGFTGGILFWGAFNTGMEATNTEAFCSGCHAPIVAEIQETIHYSNRSGVRAICSDCHVPHNWTDKIVRKVQASKELVAFAMGTINTQEKFEERRKYLAEREWHRMSQNDSQECRNCHEFEFMDFSEQRPRSVAQHSDALASGEKTCVDCHKGIAHRLPDMSGVEGW; encoded by the coding sequence ATGAAGTTATTGAAGGCATTTTGGCGCAAACTCAGTACTCCCAGCAAAGCTGCTGTGGGTGTTGTGCTAGCGCTTGGTTTTACAGGCGGTATTCTATTCTGGGGTGCGTTTAACACCGGTATGGAAGCAACGAATACCGAAGCGTTTTGTTCTGGTTGTCACGCACCAATCGTAGCTGAAATACAAGAAACTATTCACTATTCAAACCGTTCAGGTGTGCGTGCTATTTGTTCAGATTGTCACGTTCCACATAACTGGACTGACAAAATTGTACGCAAGGTTCAGGCAAGTAAAGAGCTGGTAGCCTTTGCTATGGGTACCATTAACACTCAAGAAAAATTTGAAGAGCGCCGTAAATATTTAGCAGAGCGCGAATGGCATCGTATGAGCCAAAATGATTCTCAAGAGTGTAGAAATTGTCACGAGTTTGAATTTATGGATTTCTCAGAGCAGCGTCCTCGCAGTGTTGCGCAACACTCAGATGCGTTAGCTAGCGGGGAAAAGACCTGTGTTGATTGTCACAAAGGCATTGCTCACCGGTTACCGGATATGAGTGGTGTTGAAGGCTGGTAG